A window from Capsicum annuum cultivar UCD-10X-F1 unplaced genomic scaffold, UCD10Xv1.1 ctg3397, whole genome shotgun sequence encodes these proteins:
- the LOC107864488 gene encoding probable magnesium transporter NIPA2 isoform X1, translating into MGGIDDNVHGVILAISSSIFIGSSFVIKKQGLKKAGENGKRAGSGGHSYLLEPWWWAGMLSMIIGEGANFAAYAYAPAVLVTPLGALSMIVSAVLAHFILKEKLHIFGVVGCLLCVVGSVSIVLHAPVEKKIESVKYIWHLATAPGFLTYAVAVLVMILILIIWYVPRYGQSHLVVYIGICSLAGSLTVMGVKAIGMALKLTLEGQNQFKYFQTWFFVVYVVIFIILQLNYLNKALDTFNTAVVSPIYYVMFTTLTIAASMIMFKDYVHQNATQIVTGLCGFGTILCGTFLLHKTKDMGSNPSKLLPVVHPKSDADCKQTSETTKVTVEI; encoded by the exons ATGGGGGGAATAGATGATAATGTTCATGGAGTTATATTAGCTATATCATCCAGTATTTTTATTGGTTCTAGCTTTGTTATTAAAAAGCAAGGCCTAAAGAAGGCTGGTGAAAATGGAAAAAGAGcag GTTCAGGAGGCCACTCCTATCTGTTGGAACCTTGGTGGTGGGCTGGAATGTTATCTA TGATTATTGGAGAGGGAGCTAACTTTGCTGCTTATGCATATGCCCCAGCAGTACTTGTGACACCCTTAGGGGCTTTAAGTATGATTGTCAG TGCAGTGTTAGCCCATTTTATTTTGAAAGAGAAGCTGCATATCTTTGGGGTAGTTGGTTGTCTCCTCTGCGTGGTTGGCTCCGTTTCTATTGTCTTACATGCCCCAGTAGAGAAGAAAATTGAATCTGTCAAGTATATCTGGCACCTCGCAACAGCGCCAG GGTTCCTCACCTATGCTGTCGCAGTTCTGGTGATGATACTTATCCTCATAATCTGGTATGTGCCTCGTTATGGGCAGTCACATTTGGTTGTCTACATCGGAATCTGTTCTCTTGCGGGATCTCTCACG GTTATGGGTGTCAAAGCAATTGGAATGGCTTTGAAGCTCACATTAGAAGGACAAAATCAATTCAAGTATTTTCAGACATGGTTTTTTGTAGTATATGTCGTCATCTTTATTATTTTGCAGCTGAACTATTTGAACAAG GCACTTGACACATTTAATACCGCTGTGGTTTCCCCGATATACTACGTCATGTTTACCACACTGACCATTGCTGCAAGCATGATAATGTTTAAG GATTATGTTCATCAGAATGCAACCCAGATAGTTACAGGGTTATGTGGTTTTGGAACTATCCTCTGCGGTACTTTTCTCCTTCACAAAACAAAGGACATGGGAAGCAATCCATCCAAACTATTACCGGTTGTTCATCCAAAATCAGATGCGGATTGTAAGCAAACAAGTGAAACGACAAAAGTTACTGTTGAGATTTGA
- the LOC107864488 gene encoding probable magnesium transporter NIPA2 isoform X2 — MLSMIIGEGANFAAYAYAPAVLVTPLGALSMIVSAVLAHFILKEKLHIFGVVGCLLCVVGSVSIVLHAPVEKKIESVKYIWHLATAPGFLTYAVAVLVMILILIIWYVPRYGQSHLVVYIGICSLAGSLTVMGVKAIGMALKLTLEGQNQFKYFQTWFFVVYVVIFIILQLNYLNKALDTFNTAVVSPIYYVMFTTLTIAASMIMFKDYVHQNATQIVTGLCGFGTILCGTFLLHKTKDMGSNPSKLLPVVHPKSDADCKQTSETTKVTVEI; from the exons ATGTTATCTA TGATTATTGGAGAGGGAGCTAACTTTGCTGCTTATGCATATGCCCCAGCAGTACTTGTGACACCCTTAGGGGCTTTAAGTATGATTGTCAG TGCAGTGTTAGCCCATTTTATTTTGAAAGAGAAGCTGCATATCTTTGGGGTAGTTGGTTGTCTCCTCTGCGTGGTTGGCTCCGTTTCTATTGTCTTACATGCCCCAGTAGAGAAGAAAATTGAATCTGTCAAGTATATCTGGCACCTCGCAACAGCGCCAG GGTTCCTCACCTATGCTGTCGCAGTTCTGGTGATGATACTTATCCTCATAATCTGGTATGTGCCTCGTTATGGGCAGTCACATTTGGTTGTCTACATCGGAATCTGTTCTCTTGCGGGATCTCTCACG GTTATGGGTGTCAAAGCAATTGGAATGGCTTTGAAGCTCACATTAGAAGGACAAAATCAATTCAAGTATTTTCAGACATGGTTTTTTGTAGTATATGTCGTCATCTTTATTATTTTGCAGCTGAACTATTTGAACAAG GCACTTGACACATTTAATACCGCTGTGGTTTCCCCGATATACTACGTCATGTTTACCACACTGACCATTGCTGCAAGCATGATAATGTTTAAG GATTATGTTCATCAGAATGCAACCCAGATAGTTACAGGGTTATGTGGTTTTGGAACTATCCTCTGCGGTACTTTTCTCCTTCACAAAACAAAGGACATGGGAAGCAATCCATCCAAACTATTACCGGTTGTTCATCCAAAATCAGATGCGGATTGTAAGCAAACAAGTGAAACGACAAAAGTTACTGTTGAGATTTGA